A genomic window from Pseudomonas argentinensis includes:
- the fmt gene encoding methionyl-tRNA formyltransferase, which translates to MTEALRIVFAGTPEFAAAHLKALLDTPHQIVAVYTQPDRPAGRGQKLMPSPVKQLAVEHAIPVLQPPSLKDAAAQAELAALEPDLLVVVAYGLILPQAVLDIPRFGCINSHASLLPRWRGAAPIQRAVQAGDAESGVTVMQMEAGLDTGPMLLKVRTPISASDTGGSLHDRLAELGPPAVIEAIAGLASGTLMGEVQDDAQANYAHKLNKDEARIDWSRPAIDLERLIRAFNPWPICHSTLNDAPLKVLAACIGEGQGQPGAILAASKDGLTVACGTGALLLTRLQLPGGKALNFSDLYNSRREQFAVGTVLA; encoded by the coding sequence ATGACCGAAGCTCTGCGTATCGTATTCGCCGGCACCCCGGAATTCGCCGCCGCCCACCTCAAGGCGCTGCTCGACACGCCGCACCAGATCGTCGCGGTCTACACCCAGCCGGATCGCCCGGCCGGCCGTGGCCAGAAGCTGATGCCCAGCCCGGTCAAGCAGCTCGCTGTGGAACACGCCATCCCGGTGCTGCAGCCGCCGAGCCTCAAGGATGCCGCTGCGCAAGCCGAACTGGCGGCGCTGGAGCCGGACCTGCTGGTGGTGGTCGCCTACGGTTTGATCCTGCCCCAGGCGGTGCTGGATATTCCGCGCTTCGGCTGCATCAACAGCCACGCCTCCCTGCTGCCGCGCTGGCGTGGTGCGGCGCCGATCCAGCGCGCCGTGCAGGCCGGTGATGCCGAGAGCGGCGTGACCGTGATGCAAATGGAGGCCGGCCTGGATACCGGGCCGATGCTGCTCAAGGTGCGCACGCCGATCTCGGCCTCCGACACCGGCGGCAGCCTGCACGACCGCTTGGCCGAGCTCGGCCCGCCGGCGGTGATCGAAGCCATCGCCGGCCTGGCCAGCGGCACCCTGATGGGCGAAGTGCAGGACGATGCCCAGGCCAACTACGCCCACAAGCTCAACAAGGATGAGGCGCGTATCGACTGGAGCCGCCCGGCCATTGATCTGGAGCGGCTGATCCGCGCCTTCAACCCCTGGCCGATCTGCCACAGCACCCTGAACGACGCGCCACTCAAGGTCTTGGCCGCCTGTATCGGCGAAGGCCAGGGCCAGCCCGGGGCAATTCTCGCCGCCAGCAAGGACGGCCTGACCGTCGCCTGCGGCACTGGCGCCCTGCTGCTCACCCGCCTGCAACTGCCCGGCGGCAAGGCGCTGAACTTCAGCGACCTGTACAACAGCCGCCGCGAGCAGTTCGCCGTCGGCACGGTGCTGGCATGA
- the cobJ gene encoding precorrin-3B C(17)-methyltransferase: MTLSPAIVILGPSALATARRIQALYPQAVIHGLSGRIEADQAYADFGDTLRNLYRSGAPIIALCAAGIVIRSLASLLASKGAEPPVLAVAEDGSAVVPLLGGLGGVNRMAREIATALEVSAAITTSGELRFGTCLLDPPGGYALADIEQGKRFVSDLLGGERLRIEGNAPWLDRGKLPMADNGGRTLHITPSQRAARPDELLIHPRTLLALVDSADDLAARIGQAFEQAGLAQKSLAALLAPPALMTDKHLAQVAAEFAVPLRFIRPEDALPPQLQRSENLQLLQAASPEAAQNIGRPLGRLSVIGLGPGAAEHMTPAVRRALDEAQDLLGYETYVKMAEPLRDDQVRHCSDNREELQRARHAFELAASGRRVVVISSGDPGVFAMAAAVLEALEERAAPADWHAVELEVLPGVSAALATAAKAGAPLGHDFCLISLSDNLKPWAVIENRLDHAGAADLAMAFYNPISKARPWQLGRALDIVRTHRAPHTVVVLGRDIGRPAEALRVLSLGELIPEMVDMRTLVIIGSSQTRRFPRRDGGEWVYTPRSYPQP, encoded by the coding sequence ATGACCCTTTCCCCTGCCATCGTCATCCTCGGCCCCTCCGCGCTGGCCACCGCCCGGCGCATCCAGGCGCTTTATCCACAGGCAGTGATCCACGGCCTGAGTGGCCGGATCGAGGCCGATCAGGCCTACGCCGACTTCGGCGACACCCTGCGCAACCTGTACCGCAGCGGCGCGCCGATCATCGCCCTGTGCGCCGCCGGTATCGTGATCCGCAGCCTGGCGTCGCTGCTCGCCAGCAAGGGCGCCGAGCCACCCGTGCTGGCGGTGGCCGAAGACGGCAGCGCGGTGGTGCCGCTGCTCGGTGGCCTGGGTGGGGTCAACCGCATGGCCCGGGAGATTGCCACGGCGCTAGAGGTCAGCGCGGCGATCACCACCAGCGGCGAACTGCGCTTCGGCACCTGCCTGCTCGACCCGCCAGGCGGCTACGCCCTGGCCGATATCGAGCAGGGCAAACGTTTCGTTTCCGATCTGCTCGGCGGTGAGCGCCTGCGCATCGAGGGTAACGCGCCCTGGCTGGATCGGGGCAAGCTGCCGATGGCCGACAATGGCGGGCGCACCCTGCATATCACTCCCTCGCAACGCGCAGCGCGGCCGGACGAACTGCTGATTCATCCCCGCACGCTGCTGGCCCTGGTCGACAGCGCGGACGATCTCGCTGCGCGAATCGGCCAGGCGTTCGAACAGGCTGGCCTGGCGCAGAAATCCCTCGCCGCCCTGCTCGCGCCGCCAGCGCTGATGACCGACAAACACCTGGCTCAGGTCGCCGCCGAGTTCGCCGTACCGCTCCGTTTTATCCGCCCTGAGGATGCGCTGCCGCCTCAGCTGCAGCGCAGCGAAAACCTGCAGCTGCTGCAGGCCGCATCCCCCGAAGCTGCACAGAACATTGGCCGCCCACTCGGGCGCCTGAGCGTGATCGGCCTGGGCCCCGGCGCCGCCGAACATATGACCCCCGCGGTACGCCGCGCCCTGGATGAAGCCCAGGACCTGCTCGGCTACGAAACCTACGTGAAGATGGCCGAGCCGCTGCGCGACGATCAGGTGCGCCATTGCAGCGACAACCGCGAGGAACTGCAGCGCGCCCGCCACGCCTTCGAACTGGCCGCCAGCGGTCGCCGCGTGGTGGTGATCTCCTCCGGCGACCCCGGCGTTTTCGCCATGGCGGCGGCGGTGCTGGAAGCCTTGGAAGAGCGCGCTGCACCCGCCGACTGGCATGCCGTCGAGCTGGAAGTGCTACCCGGCGTCTCCGCAGCCCTGGCCACCGCGGCCAAGGCCGGCGCGCCGCTGGGCCATGACTTCTGCCTGATCTCCCTCTCGGACAACCTCAAGCCCTGGGCGGTGATCGAAAACCGCCTCGACCACGCCGGCGCCGCCGACCTGGCCATGGCCTTCTACAACCCGATCTCCAAGGCTCGCCCCTGGCAGCTCGGCCGCGCCCTGGACATCGTCCGCACGCATCGGGCGCCCCACACCGTGGTGGTGCTCGGCCGCGATATCGGCCGCCCCGCCGAAGCGCTGCGGGTACTCAGCCTCGGCGAGCTGATACCGGAGATGGTCGACATGCGCACCCTGGTGATCATCGGCTCCAGCCAGACCCGGCGTTTTCCGCGGCGCGACGGCGGCGAGTGGGTGTACACGCCGCGCAGTTATCCACAGCCGTAA
- the aroE gene encoding shikimate dehydrogenase encodes MDRYGVFGNPIGHSKSPLIHRLFAEQTGQQLSYDALLAPLEDFEGYARAFFAQGRGGNVTVPFKEQAFALAHSLTERARRAGAVNTLKKLEDGSLLGDNTDGAGLVRDLTVNAGIVLRGKRILLLGAGGAVRGILEPFLAEQPQSLVIANRTVDKAEQLARQFADLGPVVASGFDWIDAPVDLIINGTSASLAGELPPISASLIQPGHTCCYDMMYGAGPTAFNRWAEEQGAARTLDGLGMLVEQAVEAFHLWRGVRPDSAPVLAELRRQLAAG; translated from the coding sequence ATGGATCGCTACGGTGTATTTGGCAACCCCATCGGCCACAGCAAGTCGCCGCTGATCCACCGGCTGTTCGCCGAGCAGACCGGTCAGCAACTGAGCTACGATGCGCTGCTGGCGCCGCTGGAGGATTTCGAGGGCTATGCCCGCGCCTTCTTTGCTCAGGGCCGTGGCGGCAACGTCACCGTGCCGTTCAAGGAGCAGGCCTTCGCCCTGGCCCACAGCCTGACCGAGCGCGCCCGCCGCGCCGGTGCGGTGAATACCCTGAAGAAACTGGAGGACGGCAGCCTGCTCGGTGACAACACCGATGGCGCCGGCCTGGTGCGCGATCTGACCGTGAACGCCGGCATCGTGCTGCGTGGCAAGCGCATCCTGCTGCTTGGTGCCGGTGGTGCGGTGCGCGGCATTCTCGAACCCTTCCTGGCCGAGCAGCCGCAGAGCCTGGTGATCGCCAATCGCACGGTCGACAAGGCCGAGCAGCTGGCTCGCCAGTTCGCCGACCTCGGCCCGGTGGTGGCCAGCGGTTTCGACTGGATCGATGCACCGGTGGACCTGATCATCAACGGCACCTCGGCCAGTCTGGCCGGCGAGCTGCCGCCGATCTCCGCCAGCCTGATCCAGCCCGGCCATACCTGCTGCTACGACATGATGTATGGCGCCGGCCCCACGGCGTTCAATCGCTGGGCCGAGGAACAGGGCGCGGCCCGCACCCTGGATGGTCTCGGCATGCTGGTCGAGCAGGCCGTGGAGGCTTTCCATCTATGGCGCGGCGTACGGCCGGATAGCGCCCCGGTGCTTGCCGAACTGCGTCGGCAACTGGCGGCCGGCTGA
- the hemF gene encoding oxygen-dependent coproporphyrinogen oxidase yields the protein MSDQTEAVKAYLLDLQDRICAALQREDGQASFAEDAWQRPGGGGGRTRVIGDGAVIEKGGVNFSHVFGENLPPSASAHRPELAGRGFQALGVSLVIHPHNPHVPTSHANVRFFSAEKEGEEPVWWFGGGFDLTPYYGNEEDCVHWHRVAEQACAPFGADVYPRYKAWCDRYFHLKHRGEPRGIGGLFFDDLNEWGFDTCFAFIRAIGDAYIDAYLPIVQRRKATPYTPAQREFQEYRRGRYVEFNLVFDRGTLFGLQSGGRTESILMSLPPQVRWGYDWKPAPGSEEARLTEYYLTDRDWLGLQPQA from the coding sequence GTGAGTGACCAGACCGAGGCCGTGAAGGCCTACCTGCTCGACCTGCAAGACCGTATCTGTGCCGCGCTGCAACGCGAGGATGGCCAGGCCAGCTTCGCCGAAGACGCCTGGCAGCGTCCGGGTGGCGGCGGCGGGCGTACGCGGGTGATCGGTGATGGCGCGGTGATCGAGAAGGGCGGCGTCAACTTCTCCCACGTGTTCGGCGAAAACCTGCCGCCGTCGGCCAGTGCCCATCGCCCCGAGCTGGCCGGGCGCGGCTTCCAGGCCCTTGGCGTGTCGCTGGTGATCCACCCGCACAACCCGCACGTGCCGACCTCCCATGCCAACGTGCGCTTCTTCAGCGCCGAGAAGGAAGGCGAGGAGCCGGTCTGGTGGTTCGGTGGCGGCTTCGACCTGACGCCTTACTACGGCAACGAAGAGGACTGCGTGCACTGGCACCGCGTCGCCGAGCAGGCCTGCGCGCCGTTCGGGGCGGATGTGTACCCGCGCTACAAGGCCTGGTGCGACCGTTACTTCCACCTCAAGCATCGCGGTGAGCCGCGCGGCATTGGCGGCCTGTTCTTCGACGACCTTAACGAGTGGGGCTTCGACACCTGCTTCGCGTTCATCCGCGCCATCGGCGATGCCTATATCGACGCCTACCTGCCCATCGTCCAGCGCCGCAAGGCCACGCCTTACACGCCGGCCCAGCGTGAGTTCCAGGAGTACCGGCGCGGCCGCTATGTGGAGTTCAACCTGGTGTTCGACCGCGGCACGCTGTTCGGCCTGCAGTCGGGCGGGCGTACCGAGTCGATCCTCATGTCGCTGCCGCCCCAGGTGCGCTGGGGTTACGACTGGAAGCCGGCGCCGGGCAGCGAGGAAGCGCGCCTGACCGAGTACTACCTCACCGACCGTGACTGGCTCGGCCTGCAGCCGCAGGCTTGA
- a CDS encoding Ldh family oxidoreductase encodes MIRLTLDEARSLSLSILRHAGFSEAQAQAVTATVVAGERDGCASHGLYRVLGCVSSLQAGKVVADAEPEVIDQAPAIVRVDARGGFSQLAFQAGLPVLAEKAKGNGIAALAINRCVHFSALWVEIEQLTEHGLVALACNPSHAWVAPAGGSKPIFGTNPIAFGWPRAGKQPFIFDFATSAIARGDIELHRRAGKAIPEGWGIDANGRPSTSAEAVMNGAMLTFGGHKGSALAAMVELIAGPLIGDLTSAESLAYDAGSKSSPYHGELIIALDPQRFLGDATDEHLARAEALFDGIEGQGARLPSQRRYDARERSLADGVQIPQALYDDLKALLN; translated from the coding sequence ATGATTCGACTGACCCTGGACGAAGCCCGCAGCTTGTCCCTGTCCATCCTGCGCCATGCCGGTTTCAGCGAGGCCCAGGCCCAGGCGGTGACCGCCACCGTGGTGGCCGGCGAGCGCGACGGCTGCGCCTCCCACGGCCTGTACCGGGTGCTGGGCTGCGTCAGCTCGCTGCAGGCCGGCAAGGTGGTCGCCGATGCCGAGCCGGAAGTGATCGACCAGGCGCCGGCCATCGTGCGTGTGGATGCCCGCGGCGGTTTCTCGCAACTGGCCTTCCAGGCGGGGTTACCGGTGCTGGCCGAGAAGGCCAAAGGCAACGGTATAGCCGCCCTGGCGATCAACCGCTGCGTGCACTTTTCCGCCCTCTGGGTGGAAATCGAGCAGCTCACCGAGCACGGCCTCGTCGCCCTGGCCTGCAACCCCAGCCATGCCTGGGTGGCGCCGGCCGGTGGCAGCAAGCCGATCTTCGGCACTAACCCCATAGCCTTTGGCTGGCCGCGTGCCGGCAAGCAGCCGTTCATCTTCGACTTCGCCACCAGCGCCATCGCCCGCGGTGATATCGAGTTGCACCGGCGCGCCGGCAAGGCCATTCCCGAAGGCTGGGGTATCGATGCCAACGGCCGGCCGAGTACCAGTGCCGAAGCGGTGATGAACGGCGCCATGCTGACCTTTGGCGGGCACAAGGGCTCAGCGCTGGCGGCCATGGTGGAATTGATCGCCGGGCCGCTGATCGGCGACCTGACCAGCGCCGAGTCGCTGGCCTATGACGCCGGCAGCAAGTCCTCGCCGTATCACGGCGAGTTGATCATCGCCCTCGACCCGCAACGCTTTCTCGGCGACGCGACAGACGAGCACCTGGCCCGCGCCGAAGCGCTGTTCGACGGCATCGAAGGGCAGGGCGCGCGGCTGCCCTCCCAGCGTCGCTACGATGCCCGGGAGCGCAGCCTGGCCGACGGCGTGCAGATTCCCCAGGCGCTCTACGACGACCTCAAGGCGTTGCTCAATTGA
- a CDS encoding LysM peptidoglycan-binding domain-containing protein, with amino-acid sequence MRKSLLALLLVGASSLAQTGMALAEVQLKEGHPDRYTVVQGDTLWDISGKFLRQPWKWPEIWHANPQVQNPHLIYPGDVLSLVYIDGQPRLMLGRGDSRGTIKLSPKVRSTPMAEAIPTIPLEAINSFLLKNRIVDSPEQFQSAPYIVAGNAERVVSGAGDRVYARGSFDPAAPVYGIFRQGKTYTDPVTKEFLGINADDIGGGEIVAEEEGVGTLNLTRTTQEVRNGDRLFPTEERAINSTFMPSEPKSEIKGLILDVPRGVSQIGQFDVVTLNKGIRDGLEIGNVLAVYKTGETVRDRVTGESVKIPDERAGLLMVFRTYEKLSYGMILNASRQLAVMDKVRNP; translated from the coding sequence ATGAGGAAATCACTACTCGCCCTGCTGCTGGTCGGCGCGAGCAGCCTGGCCCAGACCGGGATGGCCCTGGCCGAGGTGCAGCTCAAGGAAGGCCACCCCGACCGTTACACGGTCGTGCAGGGCGACACCCTCTGGGATATCTCTGGCAAGTTCCTCCGTCAGCCCTGGAAGTGGCCGGAAATCTGGCACGCCAATCCGCAGGTCCAGAACCCTCATCTGATCTATCCCGGTGATGTGCTGAGCCTGGTCTATATCGATGGTCAGCCCCGGCTGATGCTGGGCCGCGGTGATTCGCGCGGCACCATCAAGCTGTCGCCGAAAGTGCGCAGCACGCCGATGGCCGAGGCCATTCCGACCATTCCGCTGGAGGCGATCAACAGCTTCCTGCTGAAAAACCGCATCGTCGATTCCCCCGAGCAATTCCAGAGCGCGCCCTATATCGTCGCCGGCAACGCCGAGCGCGTGGTCAGTGGCGCTGGCGACCGCGTGTATGCCCGCGGCAGCTTCGACCCGGCCGCGCCGGTGTACGGCATCTTCCGCCAAGGCAAGACCTACACCGACCCGGTGACCAAGGAGTTCCTGGGCATCAACGCCGATGACATCGGCGGTGGCGAAATCGTCGCCGAGGAAGAGGGCGTCGGTACCCTCAATCTGACCCGCACCACCCAGGAAGTGCGCAACGGCGACCGCCTGTTCCCCACCGAGGAGCGCGCGATCAATTCGACCTTCATGCCCAGCGAGCCGAAGAGCGAAATCAAGGGCCTGATCCTCGACGTGCCCCGTGGCGTCAGCCAGATCGGTCAGTTCGACGTGGTCACCCTCAACAAGGGCATCCGTGACGGCCTGGAGATCGGCAACGTGCTGGCCGTCTACAAGACCGGCGAAACCGTTCGCGACCGGGTTACCGGCGAGTCGGTGAAGATCCCGGACGAGCGTGCCGGCCTGCTGATGGTGTTCCGCACCTACGAGAAGCTCAGCTACGGCATGATCCTCAATGCCTCCAGGCAACTGGCGGTGATGGACAAGGTACGCAATCCGTAA
- the def gene encoding peptide deformylase: MAILNILEFPDPRLRTIAKPVDVVDDALRQLIDDMFETMYDAPGIGLAATQVNVHKRVVVMDLSEDKSEPLVFINPTFESLTDEMDQYQEGCLSVPGFYENVDRPQKVKINALDRDGKPFEMIAEGLLAVCIQHECDHLNGKLFVDYLSTLKRDRIKKKLEKQHRQQA, translated from the coding sequence ATGGCGATTTTAAACATTCTCGAATTTCCCGATCCGCGCCTGCGCACCATCGCCAAGCCGGTGGACGTGGTCGATGACGCCCTGCGTCAGCTGATCGACGACATGTTCGAAACCATGTACGACGCCCCCGGGATCGGCCTCGCCGCCACCCAGGTGAATGTGCACAAGCGCGTGGTGGTGATGGACCTGTCCGAAGACAAGAGCGAGCCGCTGGTCTTCATCAACCCCACCTTCGAGTCGCTGACCGATGAGATGGACCAGTACCAGGAAGGCTGCCTCTCGGTGCCCGGCTTCTACGAAAACGTGGATCGCCCGCAGAAGGTGAAGATCAACGCCCTGGATCGCGACGGCAAGCCGTTCGAAATGATCGCCGAGGGCCTGCTCGCCGTGTGCATCCAGCACGAGTGCGATCACCTCAACGGCAAGCTGTTCGTCGACTACCTGTCCACGCTCAAGCGCGACCGCATCAAGAAGAAGCTGGAAAAGCAGCACCGCCAGCAGGCCTGA
- a CDS encoding L-threonylcarbamoyladenylate synthase: protein MVTSWQVQQAARVVRAGGVIAYPTEAVWGLGCDPWDEMAVDRLLALKERPVHKGLILVADTIRQFDFLLEDLPEVWQDRLASTWPGPNTWLVPHQDRLPQWITGQHDTVALRVSDHPRVRELCALTGPLVSTSANPAGRPAARSRLRVEQYFPRQLDAVLGGALGGRRNPSVIRDLVTGDVRRPA from the coding sequence ATGGTCACCAGTTGGCAGGTTCAGCAGGCAGCGCGCGTGGTGCGTGCCGGTGGCGTGATCGCCTACCCGACCGAGGCGGTCTGGGGGCTGGGGTGCGACCCCTGGGACGAGATGGCCGTGGATCGGCTATTGGCCTTGAAGGAACGGCCGGTGCACAAGGGGCTGATCCTGGTGGCCGACACCATTCGCCAGTTCGACTTTCTGCTCGAAGACCTGCCCGAGGTCTGGCAGGACCGCTTGGCCAGCACCTGGCCAGGCCCGAATACCTGGCTGGTGCCGCATCAGGATCGCCTGCCGCAGTGGATCACCGGCCAGCACGATACCGTGGCCCTGCGGGTCAGCGACCACCCGCGGGTGCGTGAACTCTGTGCGTTGACCGGCCCGCTGGTGTCGACCTCGGCCAACCCCGCCGGCCGCCCGGCCGCGCGTTCGCGGTTGCGGGTCGAGCAGTATTTTCCAAGGCAGCTGGATGCGGTCCTGGGTGGTGCCCTGGGCGGTCGGCGTAATCCGAGTGTAATTCGGGATTTGGTGACTGGTGACGTGCGCCGGCCTGCCTGA
- a CDS encoding NADPH:quinone reductase — MAKRIQFSRHGGPEVLEYVDYQPAAPGPHEVRVHNQAIGLNFIDTYFRSGLYSPPSLPSSLGTEGAGFVDAIGSEVEGLQVGDRVAYATGPLGGYSELHVLPADKLVKLPDAISFEQAAAVMLKGLTVQYLLRQTADLKSGDIILFHAAAGGVGSFACQWAKALGVKLIGTVSSAKKAERALQQGAWATIDYSHENVAQRVLELTDGKKCPVVYDGVGKDTWETSLDCVAPRGLLVSFGNASGAVTGVNLGILAQKGSLYVTRPTLAGYADTPERLQKMADELFGMIAKGKLDVEIAGRYPLSDAATAQTLLSERKTTGSTILLP, encoded by the coding sequence ATGGCCAAACGCATCCAGTTCAGCCGCCACGGTGGCCCCGAGGTACTCGAATACGTCGACTACCAGCCCGCCGCGCCCGGCCCCCACGAGGTGCGTGTGCACAACCAGGCCATCGGCCTCAACTTCATCGACACCTATTTTCGCAGCGGCCTGTATTCCCCGCCTTCGCTGCCCTCCAGCCTGGGCACCGAAGGCGCCGGCTTCGTCGACGCCATCGGCTCCGAGGTCGAGGGCCTGCAGGTCGGCGACCGCGTGGCCTATGCCACCGGGCCTCTGGGCGGCTACAGCGAACTGCACGTGCTGCCGGCCGACAAGCTGGTCAAGCTGCCCGACGCGATCAGCTTCGAACAGGCCGCCGCGGTGATGCTCAAGGGCCTGACCGTGCAGTATCTGCTGCGCCAGACCGCCGACCTGAAGAGCGGCGACATCATCCTGTTCCATGCCGCGGCGGGCGGTGTCGGTTCCTTCGCCTGCCAGTGGGCCAAGGCCCTGGGGGTCAAGCTGATCGGCACCGTGAGCTCGGCGAAAAAGGCCGAGCGCGCCCTGCAGCAGGGTGCCTGGGCGACCATCGACTACAGCCACGAAAACGTCGCCCAGCGCGTGCTGGAACTGACCGACGGCAAGAAGTGCCCGGTGGTCTATGACGGCGTCGGCAAGGACACCTGGGAAACCTCGCTCGACTGCGTGGCGCCACGCGGCCTGCTGGTCAGCTTCGGCAATGCCTCGGGTGCGGTAACGGGCGTCAACCTGGGCATCCTGGCGCAGAAGGGCTCGCTGTACGTCACCCGCCCGACCCTGGCGGGTTACGCCGATACCCCGGAGCGCCTGCAGAAGATGGCCGACGAGCTGTTCGGCATGATCGCCAAGGGCAAGCTCGACGTGGAAATCGCCGGCCGCTACCCCCTCAGCGACGCCGCCACCGCCCAGACCCTGCTCAGCGAGCGCAAGACCACGGGGTCGACGATTCTGTTGCCGTAA
- the dprA gene encoding DNA-processing protein DprA encodes MSTAHSPAELEARLRLHCLPELGPRRFRKLLSAFDSASAALSAPASAWRSLGLPLACSEARRSPGIRERARLALDWLQVPGQQLVMWDEPGYPALLAELSDAPPLLFVAGDPALLERPQLAMVGSRRASRPGLDTAHSFARSLARGGFVVTSGLALGIDGAAHQGALDADGHTVAVLGTGLQCLYPARHTRLARDIVERGGALVSELPLDSPPQAANFPRRNRIISGLSLGVLVVEASPSSGSLITARLAAEQGREVYAIPGSIHHPGAKGCHQLIRDGATLVESIEHILEALRGWQRVPVTEQARHAPPAATHPLLALLYAAPHSSEALAHAAGWPLPEVLAALTELELDGLVACEAGLWVGRKA; translated from the coding sequence ATGTCGACCGCCCATTCCCCCGCCGAACTCGAAGCCCGCCTGCGCCTGCATTGCCTGCCGGAACTGGGGCCCAGGCGTTTCCGAAAATTGCTCAGCGCCTTCGACAGCGCCTCTGCTGCGCTCAGCGCGCCTGCCAGTGCCTGGCGTTCGCTCGGCTTGCCACTGGCCTGCAGCGAGGCGCGACGCAGCCCGGGGATTCGTGAGCGGGCGCGCCTGGCGCTCGACTGGCTGCAGGTGCCTGGTCAGCAGCTTGTGATGTGGGACGAGCCAGGTTATCCCGCCTTGCTGGCAGAACTCTCCGATGCGCCGCCGCTGCTCTTCGTGGCTGGCGACCCGGCCCTGCTGGAGCGCCCGCAGCTGGCCATGGTCGGCAGCCGGCGCGCCTCCAGGCCGGGGCTGGATACCGCGCACAGCTTCGCCCGCAGCCTGGCGCGTGGCGGCTTCGTGGTCACCAGCGGGCTGGCCCTGGGCATCGATGGTGCAGCCCACCAGGGCGCCCTGGATGCCGATGGGCATACCGTGGCTGTACTCGGCACCGGATTGCAGTGCCTGTACCCGGCGCGCCACACGCGCCTGGCCCGGGACATCGTCGAGCGCGGCGGGGCGCTGGTGTCCGAGCTGCCGCTGGACAGCCCACCCCAGGCGGCCAACTTCCCCCGTCGCAACCGAATCATTTCCGGCCTGTCGCTGGGCGTGCTGGTGGTCGAGGCCAGCCCGTCCAGCGGATCGCTGATCACCGCGCGCCTGGCCGCCGAGCAGGGCCGCGAGGTGTACGCGATCCCTGGCTCCATCCACCATCCAGGCGCCAAGGGCTGCCATCAGCTGATCCGCGATGGCGCCACGCTGGTGGAAAGCATCGAGCATATCCTCGAAGCCCTGCGCGGCTGGCAGCGGGTGCCGGTGACGGAGCAGGCCCGCCACGCGCCGCCGGCTGCCACCCACCCCTTGCTGGCCTTGTTGTACGCCGCGCCCCATAGCAGCGAAGCCCTGGCCCATGCCGCCGGCTGGCCGTTGCCGGAGGTGCTGGCGGCGTTGACCGAGCTGGAGCTCGATGGGCTGGTGGCCTGCGAAGCCGGGCTTTGGGTGGGCCGCAAGGCGTAA